The segment AATACTTTAGGAACTTCTGCCTCCTGATTGAGATTTAAATGTAATCATGCAGATCCGATAAAGAATTCTTTACTATGATTTAGAGTTTGGTCTTTATTACAAAACATTGATCTTCATTTTGCTCCAAAATGTGAATTAGGATAATTAGGGTTATAAtgcagagagaaagagaaatgAGGCTACCTTCTGTATCCAGCCAGCCCGATAAGACATTTTTAGTAGGTGCCAGATTAAATAGATATAATCTACTGAGAGCTATTAGGATTGTCACTAGGTTTTTTTGAGTTAATGCTTATCGAATAGGAATTAGTTGTCTGATCTTTGTTAACAATAAAGTTATCAGTTGACCAACCAAACGGTTTCAGAATCATATTAGCAATGTCTTTGAATTGCTCGATTTGTTTCTTCCTTTCaacaattttgtcttttaattcATTATGTATTGAGATAGCATCTTGATTTAATGGTTCCATGCGTAGAACAAATTCCAAATCTTTAGATGCATCTTCAAACTTTCCATTATTCATATGCTCCTTTGcttgtttcaaaatttgtttcaaatcagtgctcatttttttttattgctttatttcTAATACAACTAACCACCTGTCGAGTAGCTAgaacctaacaaaaaacaaagctaAATGAAAAGATTTCAGGTAACATTCtggtttgaattaaaaattaaaattattgctccgACACCATAAATGTTTTCGCAGTttgcagttaaataaaataattttatataaaattttaaggaattattctagtttcagttgacaaatcaaatttttgttaaaaccaTCCAAAAATTACTGCGTTCTACATAACTACGTCTGCATACTTTTTAGAATGgcaaaaattctattttgactCTCATAGGCAGGAAGATGTTAATGACATTTGCTACTGCagagttaaagaaaaattgCATGAATCGtcgattttttcattataatcaGGGTTGCAatggtagctagcaacctagcaGGTGACGATCATACCCAACACTAAGAAACACAGTAGCCCATAACCcctaaaaaaagagtaaaatccAAACACAAAGTATACTTTTGGAATTGCCCTGTCCAAAAGTTTTCTGGAAGAAACTTACAGctccttggcttgaacaacgaAGAAAATCCATTGgcctgaaaaacaataaaagctgCTTGAACTACTATATTTTGCATCGgcaatatcttttatttattttattcctccGCAGCTAGCGGGGCGCTGAAACATCATTGAGagttgtttaatggctcatttcaaagaaaattgatgTGTTTAAGAATGTTTTACaagtaacaaaaacaattttttaaataggatgAATTTATACCAAAGACTGTATTTTCagataaaattttgatgaaaggCGTCACAATCCAGGTTGAAACCATATATGGTGTAAAAGTAAATACAATATTATATAagatcttttatatatatagatatcatAAGCTGTAATAAAATTATAGTccgggttgcagcagtagctagaAACCTAGCAATAGACGATCACGCCCCATAGTAAAAACTGAACTATCCCATTGTTCCTAACACTATATGacgtacagactgggacaccgagacacaacgaataaaaatgatgactgggacactcaaagtgaaattacagaccgagacaccggtacacaaatgacgaccgggacaaaatgacgaccgggacacagggacacaactacaaaggggatgccggaaGGGCaaatgggggatatataaatgacgacggggacacagggaatattccctgtgacagcgaagaatgttgtatattcgcaagttttacgcagttaatttgtattgtatctatctatctatctatctatataaaaacgagttgtgtgtatgcatgtttgtttgtttgtaaaaagagcgtttgcatatgatgtaaTTATTAGTACAtgcggctttgtatatgcagagacaatgggaaagccaagaatgttgtgtattcgcaatttttacgtagtttaactcctgcagacgaaatgaatgcttgcctaaaaaattctaatttatgggcacacgtaaaaatattaaaattagctacaaatatgcgtgttcgattgcaaaacgatgactctggtcaaacagtagactcaatttcaggacgtatacaactacctgctgatttctgtaatttagtgacgtccaaaaatgaattgattgaaaaagtatttccgaatattctaaaaaattataaaaataataaatggctaagtgaaagagcgattctcgcacccaaaaatatagacgtcaacgaaatcaacaatattgtttgaccaagattcgagaccaggctgtcctttacaagtcagtcgacacagttttggaaccaaatgaagcggttaattatccatatgaatttttaaattccatagattcttcagggtttccaccacacgtgctacaactaaaaataggcgtaccaataatacttttaagaaatatcaacccaccaaagctttgcaatggcacgcgacttgccgtaaaaaaaaacaatggaaaacctaatagaggccacaatcttgacagggccttatgagggtgaggctgttcttattcctcgcattcccatgattccaacggatctgctttttcaatttaaaagattgcaattcccaattcgattagtatttgcaatcaccattaacaaagctcaaggtcaatcattagaaaaatgtggtatagatcttattactgattgtttttcccatggacaattgtacgttgcatgttcaagggtcggtaaacctgacaatgtatttatatgcagcgacaattggacagcaa is part of the Artemia franciscana chromosome 1, ASM3288406v1, whole genome shotgun sequence genome and harbors:
- the LOC136043876 gene encoding tetratricopeptide repeat protein 1-like, which translates into the protein MSTDLKQILKQAKEHMNNGKFEDASKDLEFVLRMEPLNQDAISIHNELKDKIVERKKQIEQFKDIANMILKPFGWSTDNFIVNKDQTTNSYSISINSKKPSDNPNSSQ